CCATTTCGACGGCGGTGCGAAAGCGCTGGTCGGAGCGCTGCTGGCTGCCGGTTTGCAACACGCGTTTGTACTGGCGCACGGCTTTGACCATGGCCTTGCCTTCCTCGATGAACAGGGTGAGCGGCTTTTCGCAATAGACATCCTTGCCGGCCTGGCAGGCGTGGATGGCCTGGAGGGCATGCCAGTGGTCTGGGGTGGAAATCACCACGGCGTCCACGCTTTTGTCCTCCAGCAGCTTGCGGTAATCCCGGTAGGCCGGCACTTCCTTGCCCTGGGCCTTGACGACGGCCTTTTGCCCATTCGCCAGGTTGGTGGCATCCACATCGCAAACGGCGGCGACGTTCTTCTTCTTCAGGAAATACCCCATGTTTTGCACGCCCCGTCCGCCGGTGGCGATGAACCCCACCCGCACCAGCTCCGAGGGGTTTTCACCGGTGGCGGCGCGGGTTTCATTCAGGAAGATGTTGGGACCGGCGAGGACGGCGCCCATGCCGAGCGAAAGGTTGCGTGCCTGCCGCAAAAACGAGCGGCGCGAGAGGTGCTGCGTGTTTTTCATAAGGTTGTTATTGCGTGTCAGCCGGGCCTTGTCAACGTTTCTTGCCGCTGACACGCCCGCGTGCATTCACAGGATTGGACGCCGAATCCCCACCGCCTATTGAAGGCTGGCCGCTCTAAAAATGCTTAATCTTCGGCGGCTGCCCAGGCTTTGGCGCGCTGGGGGGGCGGGCGGAGGCCGGTGGCTTCGAGCTGGCGCAGGAGGAAGCGGCCGGCTTCCTGAGTTTGGGCGGGGCTGAAGTTCAGACGCGGGAGTTGTTCCCAGGGCAGGGCCAGGCAGTGTTGCAGGAGGGCACGGGTGCCGGCCGAAAGGGAGGCGGTGTGCCAGTCCGGCCCCAGTCCGAGGGCGGCGAGGAGTTTCAATTCCCAAGCGGCCATGGTGTGGGCGGCTGGGGGGTGTTGTGGCAAGGCAAGCAGCAGGGACTCCAGCAGGTCAAACAGCTCGGGCACGGGTGTGTCCCGTTCAATGAGCCGCTCGAGCAGGGCGGCGGCGTACACGGCCTGGGTGAGGAGGGCATAATTTTGGCGCAGGGCGGGGTGGGTTTCCTGAACCTCCACCTCGCGCAGATGGTGCAAATCCGAGCGGCGACTGCGGGCAAAACTGAACCGGGCTTTGAAGAACAAATCCAGCTTGCCGCGGAAGGGAGACTTGGGACGGCGGGCGCCTTTGGCCACGGTGGCCAGATGGCCGGCCTCCGAGGTCAGCCAGTGGACAATGAGGCTGGTTTCCGTAAGGGGATAGGAGCGCAGAACAATGCCATGGGCGCGTTCCTCCATGCGCGCGGATTATTGGGATTTTTCCAGAGTTTTCAAGCTGCCCAGGGATTCTTGCTGCGCCTCAGGGGCAAGCGAGCCAAGGCTGATTACAAACTTGATGGCATCTTGTACGGGCATTGGGATGTGGTGCAGACTGGAGGCGGGCACGAGCACGATAAACCCACTGGTGGGGTTGGGGGTGGTGGGGACAAAGACGCTTTGCAAGGGGCCGGAATTGGGGGTGGAAATTTCCGGCTGGTCATTGGTGATGAAGCCCAGCGAGTACACGCCCTGCCGCGGGTATTCGAGCAGGACCACTTGTTTGAACGAGGCGCGCTGGCCGGAGAAGGCTTCGTTGACCTGTTTGATGGTGCTGTAAATTTTATTAATCAGCGGCACGCGCATCATGAAGCGGTCGCCCATTTCGAGGAGCTTGCGGCCGATGTAGTTCTTGGTGAGATGGCCAATGCCGGTGATGAGCAGCACGGCCAGCAGGAGGGCCAGCAGGCTGTAATACCAATAGAGCGGGCCGTCTCCGCCGTCCTTGTGGGTCCATTCGCGCGGGAGGAAAATCAGGAGGGTATCGGTGATGCTGGTGATGTTTTTCAGAATCCAGATGGCGACCATGATGGAAACGGCGGTGGGCAGAATCACCAGCAATCCCGCCACAAAACTGGCACGCCATTTGGCCAAAAGCGGATGTTTCATGATTTAGCGGTGCTTCCCAACAGGTGCACAGGCTGATGAGTGGTCAGCCAGCGCAGAGCGCGGTTTTCGGCGGCTTTCATTCGCCGCCGGGCGGCGGGGGCCTGGTCATCGTGGCCCAGGAGATGCAGCACGCCGTGAATGACGTAGCGCATCAATTCCTCCTGCCAGGGGCAGGCGAATTGCCGGGCCTGGTCCACCGCCACTTTGGGACAGATGAAGATTTCGCCGTACAACCAGCCGGGTTCGCCTTCGCTGAAGTCGAAGGTGATGACATCGGTGGGACCGGGATGCCCCAGAAAATGTTCGTTAAGGCTGGCCATGCGCGCCGGGGTGACCAGGTGCACGCACAAATCCGCCACGGCGCCGGGGGCGAGGCGCGCCACCACCATGCTGGTGAGATACCGGAGCCGGCCGGCATGGATGCGCCGGTCTTTTTGCCGGTTTTGAATGGCCACCTGCACTCCCACCGGCTTATCCGGAGATGCCGGTCCCGCGGTGTTGTTCGTAGGCATGGATGATGCGCTGCACTAAAGGATGGCGGACAACGTCCCGCCGCTGAAATTCCACCACGGCTACGCCCTCGACGTGTTTGAGGGCCAGGCGGGCCTCCAGCAGGCCGCTGGGTTTGGCCTTGGGGAGGTCAATCTGGGTGGGGTCGCCGGTGACCACGGTCTTGGAATTGTGGCCCAGACGGGTCAGGAACATGAACATCTGCTCCATGGTGCAGTTCTGGGCTTCATCCAGGATGATGAAGGCATTGTTCAAGGTGCGCCCGCGCATGTAGGCCAGCGGGGCAATTTCGATGGTGCCGCGCTCCATGTGCCGCTGGATTTCCTCCGGCGGGAGCATGTCCATGAGGGCGTCATGCAGGGGGCGCAGGTAGGGCGCCAGTTTTTCCTGCAAATCGCCGGGCAGGAAGCCCAGCGCCTCGCCGGCTTCGACGGCGGGGCGGGTGAGGATGATGCGGTTGACCTTTTGCTCGCGCAAATGCCAGACAGCCATGGCCATGGCCAGGTAGGTTTTGCCGGTGCCGGCGGGGCCCACGCCCAGGGTGACGTCGTGCGTGCGGATGGCCTCCAGGTATTTTTTTTGCCCGAGGGTTTTGGGGGTGATGTTGGCCTTGCGGGTGGAGGTGACGATGCGGTCGGTCATCAGGCTTTTGAGGGCCGAGGCGCCGTCCTCGCTGACGACATTCAGGGCGAAGGCAAATTCGCGGTTGCGGATGTGGCCGCCGGCCTTGATGGAATGCTCGAGCATTTCAAACAGTTGTTTGGCCTGCCGGACCGACTCGGCTTCGCCCTCCAGTTTAATCCATCCCTCCCGCGCGGTGGCTTTGACGCCCAGCCGTTGCTCGAGGGCGGCCAGGTTGGCCGGGTCATTATTGAACAACTGCTGGGCCAGCCGCGCGGTTTCAAAATGCAGTATCTCGCTGGTCATGCTGCGTTATTCGGGCGTTTCGGCCAGGGCGGCCCGCAGGCGCGCGGCAATGTCCGCCAGGGCTTGGGGGACCACCGAGGTCTGGCCGATGACGGGCATGAAATTGGTGTCGCCGTTCCACCGGGGCACGACGTGAATATGCAGGTGCTCGGCGATGCCTGCGCCGGCCACCTTGCCAAGGTTGATGCCCACGTTGAAACCATCCGGGCGCATCACCCGGGTGAGCGCATTCATGCACCGGCGGGTGAGTTTCATCAGGTCGGTCAGCTCCCCGTCGGTCAGCCCGTTCAAATCGGGCGTTTGTTTGTAAGGCACCACCATCAAATGGCCGCCATTGTAAGGGTAGGTGTTGAGCACGGCGTAGCACGTGCGCTCCCGCACCAGCACGTAATTGGCCTCGTCATCGTTGGACTGGGCGATGCGTACAAACAGGGACTCCCCCTCTCCCGCAGGTGGTTTGGGAGCGAGGATGTATTCAATTCGCCACGGCGCGTGCAATACTTCCATTACCCTACGCTACCCAATAGACGGGGGATTGTCAAAGCCGCGCGCCCCGGCCGGGCGGGAGCCTAGACGTCGCAGATTTGGATGGCCTGCCGCAGCGAGGCCAGCGGCTCGCGCTTGGGCACAAATTCCTGGCCCACAAAGCCCTTGTAGCCCGTGGCCACAATGGCCTTCATGATGGCCGGATAATTCAGCTCCTGGGTCTCGTCAATTTCATTGCGGCCCGGGTTGCCGCCGGTGTGGTAATGGGCGAAATACTGGTGATGGGTCTGGATGGTGCGGATGATGTCGCCCTCCATGATTTGCATGTGGTAGATGTCATAGAGCAGCTTCAGCCGCTCCGACCCCACCCGCTTGCACAATTCCACGCCCCAGGCGGAATGGTCGGCCATGTAGTCCTTGTGGTTCACCTTGCTGTTTAGCAGCTCCAGCACCACGGTGACCTTGTGCTTTTCGGCAATGGGCATGAGGCGCTTCAAGCCCTTCACGCAGTTCTCCAGGCCTTCCTCGTCGGAGACCTTGTAATTCTTGCCCACGCGGTTGCCGGAGAAGGTGATGATGTTGGGGAAGCCGTACTGGGCCACTTTGGGAATGGCCTGCTCGAAACCGGCCAGCAACTTGTCGTGGTGCTCCACGCGATTCCACCCGTAGCCGATGCTGTCCGGGCCGTTGCACATGGCGCAGGTCAGGCCGTGTTTCACCACAGTGGGCCACTCGTTTTCCCCGAGCAGCTCCACGGACTCAATGCCCATGGCCTTGACTGCCACGCAGAACTCCTCCAGCGGGATTTTGCCATAGCACCACTTGGAGACGGAGTGCCGGATGTTGCCCTTGAGTTTGGCGGGGGCGTCAGCGGCGGAGACGGGCAGGACGGCGGGCGCGGCGGCAGCCAGCAGGGCGGCGCCAGCGGCCCGGTTCAAAGCGTTGCGGCGGGAGATTTTCATGGTCATGTGTAATTAATGTATTTGTTGGCCCACACCTTAGACGCTGAGCCGCTTGCCGTCAATCATGCCCGTGCCGCGTGTTTTGGCACATGCCGTCCTCTGGCTGAAAGGTGGGCGCTGTGGGGGATGGTAATATGTGGCTCGCGAACATGGCAGCAAGAGTCGCTTGCCAGTTCAACCATAGCAGGGCATGGGCGCGGGAGGGGTTTTAGTGAGGTTGAATTCAGGTTGTGCAGGGGTTTGGTTCACGCGAAGACGCGAAGACGCGAAGGAGGGGTGATGATTGACGATGCGTCGGCAGCCGTCTTTGAAGGTGAGGAGCACCAAAGTTGATCAGCAGCCCCAGCGAAAGGCCCAGCAGAGGAAGGCGGGTGAGCCGTTGTTTGTAGGCATGGGAGGTCGCATCAAGATTACCGCTGAAATTTCTTCTGCATTCTTTGTCTTTGCGTTCTTCGCGGCTTCGCGTGAGTTCATAGTCATGAGTGTACTAGTGGGTGACTTTGGTTTGGGGGTGATTTATGGGATTTCTGCTGGGGTTGGTTCACGCGAAGACGCGAAGACGTGAAGGAGGGGTGATGATTGATGATGCGCCGACAGCCGTCCTTGAAGGTGAGGGCACCAAAATTGATCAGCAGCCCCAGAGAGAGGCCCAGTAGAGGAAGGCGGGTGAGCCGTTGTTTGTGGGCATGGGAGGTCGCATCAAGATTACCGCTGAAACTTCTTCTGCATTCATTATCTTTGCGTTCTTCGCGGCTTCGCGTGAGTTCATAGTCATGAGCGTACCAGTGGGGGACTTTGGTTTGGGGGGTGGGTGATTTATGGGAATTCTGCTGGGGGTTGGTTCACGCGAAGACGCGAAGACGTGAAGGAGGGGTGATGATTGTTGATGCGTCGGCAGCCGTCTTTGAAGGTGGGGGCAGCAAAATTGATCAGCAGGCCCAGAGAGAGGCCCAGCAGACGAAGATAGGTCAGCAGTTGCTTTGAATGCACTGGGGCGAGCGTTTCGACCGATTTCAGCTCGATGACCAACACTTCGTTCACCAACAGGTCAACCCGCAAACCTTCCTCAAAGCGCATCCCGTCATACTCGAAGGCCACGGACTTCTGGCGTTGGACGGCCAAGCCCCTCCGCTCCAAGGCGCGCGCCAGGACTGCCTCGTAAACCGATTCCAGCAGGCCCGGCCCCAGTTCCTTGTGAATATGAAAGGCCGCATCCACGACCACGGCTGAAATTTCTTCTGCATTCATTGTCTTTGCGTTCTTCGCGGCTTCGCGTGAGTTCATAGTCATGAGCGTACCAGTGGGGGAGTTTGGTTTGGGGGGTGGGTGATTTATGGGAATTCTGCGGGGGGTTGGTTCACGCGAAGACGCGAAGACGCGAAGGAGGTGTGGTGATTGACGATGCGCCGGCAGCCGTCTTTGAAGGTGGGGGAACCAAAATTGTCGTGTGAGTTCATAGTCATGAGTGTACCAGTGGGGGACTTTGGTTTGGAGGGGGATTTATGGGATTTCTGCTGGGGATTGGTTCACGCGAAGACGCGAAGGAGGGGTGGTGATTGATGATGCGCCGACAGCCGTCTTTGAAGGTGGGGGAACCAAAATTGTCGTGTGAGTTCATAGTCATGAGCGTACCAGTGGGGGACTTTGGTTTGGGGGGTGGTTGGTTTATGGGATTTCTGCTGGGGGTTGGTTCACGCGAAGACGCGAAGACGCGAAGGAGGGGTGATGATTGACGATGCGCCGGCAGCCGTCCTTGAAGGTGGGAGCACCAAAGTTGATCAGCAGCCCGCGGGAGAGGCCCAGCAGAGGAAGGCGGGTGAGCCGTTGTTTGTGGGCATGGGAGGTCGCATCAACGATTACCGCTGAAACTTCTTCTGCATTCATTACCTTTGCGTTCTTCGCGGCTTCGCGTGAGTTCAGAGTCATAAGCGCGCCA
This is a stretch of genomic DNA from Fontisphaera persica. It encodes these proteins:
- the recO gene encoding DNA repair protein RecO, producing the protein MEERAHGIVLRSYPLTETSLIVHWLTSEAGHLATVAKGARRPKSPFRGKLDLFFKARFSFARSRRSDLHHLREVEVQETHPALRQNYALLTQAVYAAALLERLIERDTPVPELFDLLESLLLALPQHPPAAHTMAAWELKLLAALGLGPDWHTASLSAGTRALLQHCLALPWEQLPRLNFSPAQTQEAGRFLLRQLEATGLRPPPQRAKAWAAAED
- a CDS encoding DUF502 domain-containing protein; the protein is MKHPLLAKWRASFVAGLLVILPTAVSIMVAIWILKNITSITDTLLIFLPREWTHKDGGDGPLYWYYSLLALLLAVLLITGIGHLTKNYIGRKLLEMGDRFMMRVPLINKIYSTIKQVNEAFSGQRASFKQVVLLEYPRQGVYSLGFITNDQPEISTPNSGPLQSVFVPTTPNPTSGFIVLVPASSLHHIPMPVQDAIKFVISLGSLAPEAQQESLGSLKTLEKSQ
- the ybeY gene encoding rRNA maturation RNase YbeY: MPTNNTAGPASPDKPVGVQVAIQNRQKDRRIHAGRLRYLTSMVVARLAPGAVADLCVHLVTPARMASLNEHFLGHPGPTDVITFDFSEGEPGWLYGEIFICPKVAVDQARQFACPWQEELMRYVIHGVLHLLGHDDQAPAARRRMKAAENRALRWLTTHQPVHLLGSTAKS
- a CDS encoding PhoH family protein — protein: MTSEILHFETARLAQQLFNNDPANLAALEQRLGVKATAREGWIKLEGEAESVRQAKQLFEMLEHSIKAGGHIRNREFAFALNVVSEDGASALKSLMTDRIVTSTRKANITPKTLGQKKYLEAIRTHDVTLGVGPAGTGKTYLAMAMAVWHLREQKVNRIILTRPAVEAGEALGFLPGDLQEKLAPYLRPLHDALMDMLPPEEIQRHMERGTIEIAPLAYMRGRTLNNAFIILDEAQNCTMEQMFMFLTRLGHNSKTVVTGDPTQIDLPKAKPSGLLEARLALKHVEGVAVVEFQRRDVVRHPLVQRIIHAYEQHRGTGISG
- a CDS encoding HIT family protein, producing the protein MEVLHAPWRIEYILAPKPPAGEGESLFVRIAQSNDDEANYVLVRERTCYAVLNTYPYNGGHLMVVPYKQTPDLNGLTDGELTDLMKLTRRCMNALTRVMRPDGFNVGINLGKVAGAGIAEHLHIHVVPRWNGDTNFMPVIGQTSVVPQALADIAARLRAALAETPE
- a CDS encoding hydroxypyruvate isomerase family protein; translation: MTMKISRRNALNRAAGAALLAAAAPAVLPVSAADAPAKLKGNIRHSVSKWCYGKIPLEEFCVAVKAMGIESVELLGENEWPTVVKHGLTCAMCNGPDSIGYGWNRVEHHDKLLAGFEQAIPKVAQYGFPNIITFSGNRVGKNYKVSDEEGLENCVKGLKRLMPIAEKHKVTVVLELLNSKVNHKDYMADHSAWGVELCKRVGSERLKLLYDIYHMQIMEGDIIRTIQTHHQYFAHYHTGGNPGRNEIDETQELNYPAIMKAIVATGYKGFVGQEFVPKREPLASLRQAIQICDV
- a CDS encoding GxxExxY protein: MNSREAAKNAKTMNAEEISAVVVDAAFHIHKELGPGLLESVYEAVLARALERRGLAVQRQKSVAFEYDGMRFEEGLRVDLLVNEVLVIELKSVETLAPVHSKQLLTYLRLLGLSLGLLINFAAPTFKDGCRRINNHHPSFTSSRLRVNQPPAEFP